The following proteins come from a genomic window of Acidobacteriota bacterium:
- a CDS encoding phosphoglucomutase/phosphomannomutase family protein → MPVQIKFGTSGWRAVMAEDFTFANVRRAVEGVARYVASQKPQKPEGARVVVGRDPRFLGETFVDIATKILAAHGITPLVIAEPAPTPAIAFEVRRAQADGAINFTASHNPAEYNGIKFSTPDGAPALPDVTRQIEAAVEAYDREPSSGANADTIAPQPIEVKSHYLARIKEIVDLPAIKQAGLKVAYDPLWGAGRGYPDDALREAGVECATIHDYRDVLFGGHAPEPDGEFLNDLRAEMKKTGAHIGISTDGDADRFGIVDRDGAFISPNYVIALLFDFLVETRGWKNGVAKSVVTTDMITALAKKFGVPLYETPVGFKYIGELIQQDKIAIGGEESAGLSIRYHVPEKDGVLAGLLCCEMVARRGKSLGEQLRRLFDQVGSFYPDRQNFRLTPEVKEKLTGKLKQEPREFAGRKVANIVRTDGLKLVLEDGAWVCYRLSGTEPVVRAYTEARVEADRAKLSSAAKDWVFA, encoded by the coding sequence ATGCCAGTGCAGATCAAGTTTGGGACCTCGGGATGGCGCGCTGTGATGGCCGAAGACTTCACCTTCGCCAACGTGCGCCGCGCCGTGGAAGGCGTGGCCCGCTACGTCGCTTCCCAGAAGCCGCAGAAGCCGGAGGGCGCGCGCGTGGTCGTGGGGCGCGACCCGCGCTTTCTTGGCGAGACGTTCGTCGACATCGCGACCAAGATCCTCGCCGCGCACGGCATCACGCCGCTGGTCATCGCTGAGCCCGCGCCCACGCCGGCCATCGCCTTCGAGGTGCGGCGCGCGCAAGCGGACGGCGCCATCAACTTCACCGCCTCGCATAATCCGGCAGAGTACAACGGCATCAAGTTCTCCACGCCGGATGGTGCTCCCGCGTTGCCCGATGTCACCAGGCAGATCGAAGCCGCGGTCGAAGCGTACGACCGCGAGCCATCTTCCGGGGCGAACGCGGACACCATCGCGCCCCAGCCCATCGAAGTGAAGTCGCACTACCTCGCGCGCATCAAGGAGATCGTGGACCTCCCGGCGATCAAGCAAGCCGGACTGAAGGTCGCCTACGATCCGCTGTGGGGCGCGGGACGCGGCTATCCCGACGACGCGTTGCGCGAAGCGGGCGTGGAATGCGCCACCATCCACGACTATCGCGACGTGCTCTTCGGGGGACACGCGCCCGAGCCTGATGGCGAATTCCTCAACGACCTGCGTGCGGAGATGAAAAAGACCGGCGCGCACATCGGCATCTCGACGGACGGTGACGCCGATCGCTTCGGCATCGTCGACCGCGACGGCGCCTTCATCTCGCCCAACTATGTGATCGCACTGCTCTTCGACTTCCTGGTCGAGACGCGCGGCTGGAAGAATGGCGTCGCCAAATCCGTCGTCACCACCGACATGATCACCGCGCTGGCAAAGAAGTTCGGCGTGCCGTTGTATGAGACGCCGGTCGGCTTCAAGTACATCGGCGAGCTCATCCAGCAGGACAAGATCGCCATCGGCGGGGAAGAGAGCGCCGGACTTTCCATCCGCTATCACGTCCCGGAGAAAGACGGCGTGCTCGCCGGATTGCTGTGCTGCGAGATGGTTGCGCGCCGCGGCAAGTCGCTGGGCGAACAATTAAGGCGATTATTTGACCAAGTTGGTTCCTTTTACCCCGACCGGCAGAACTTCCGATTGACGCCTGAGGTGAAAGAGAAGTTAACTGGGAAGCTGAAGCAGGAGCCGCGCGAGTTTGCCGGCCGAAAAGTGGCGAACATCGTCCGTACCGACGGACTGAAGCTCGTCCTCGAGGACGGCGCGTGGGTCTGCTACCGCCTCAGTGGCACCGAGCCGGTGGTGCGGGCGTACACGGAAGCGCGCGTGGAAGCGGATCGCGCGAAGCTGAGTTCGGCGGCAAAGGATTGGGTGTTTGCGTAA
- a CDS encoding septum formation initiator family protein: MKWISDSWQWLYRSRRKLATGAVALLAIQLAWHVVFGANGALVFHQKRVEYRKLQQETEQLQQENQRLQEHIQSLKSDPKAIEKEAREQLRYAKPGEVIYTVPAPAPQPAVAKTSAAKRQ, translated from the coding sequence ATGAAGTGGATCTCTGATTCCTGGCAGTGGCTCTACCGCTCGCGGCGCAAACTGGCGACGGGAGCGGTGGCATTGCTCGCCATCCAGCTGGCTTGGCACGTCGTCTTCGGCGCCAACGGCGCGCTCGTCTTCCACCAGAAGCGGGTCGAGTACCGCAAGCTGCAGCAGGAGACGGAGCAGCTGCAACAGGAGAACCAGCGCCTGCAAGAGCACATCCAGAGCTTGAAGTCCGACCCCAAAGCGATTGAAAAAGAAGCGCGGGAGCAACTGCGCTATGCCAAGCCCGGCGAGGTGATCTACACCGTGCCCGCGCCTGCGCCGCAGCCCGCTGTGGCCAAGACCTCCGCCGCCAAAAGGCAGTAA
- a CDS encoding DUF5818 domain-containing protein, whose protein sequence is MKRILLLILVFTLALGVVAWAHGASDNKAKPATSAKASPASTTVTGWISDDKCGAKGANAGADACTKKCIEKGAKAVMVNDADGKVWAIENADAIKGHEGHHVTVTGHLDTAKKSIHVASLKMEPVKKS, encoded by the coding sequence ATGAAACGGATCCTTTTACTCATCCTGGTATTCACGCTCGCCCTCGGCGTCGTCGCCTGGGCGCATGGGGCCTCCGACAATAAGGCCAAACCCGCCACCTCGGCGAAGGCCAGCCCTGCCTCCACCACCGTCACCGGCTGGATCAGCGATGACAAGTGCGGCGCCAAAGGCGCGAACGCCGGGGCGGATGCCTGCACCAAGAAGTGCATCGAGAAAGGCGCCAAGGCCGTCATGGTCAACGATGCCGACGGCAAAGTGTGGGCCATCGAAAACGCCGATGCCATCAAGGGACATGAAGGCCATCACGTCACCGTCACCGGACACCTCGACACGGCGAAGAAGTCCATCCACGTCGCCAGCCTGAAGATGGAACCTGTGAAGAAGAGCTAG
- a CDS encoding thiazole synthase codes for MDPLVIAGRQFRSRLIVGTGKYKNGQETLRAIEASGAEMVTVAVRRVNLDRSKESLLDFIDPKKYFLLPNTAGCYTADEAIRTARLGREVGLSDWVKIEVIGDQATLYPDVQATIEATRVLVKEGFTVLPYTSDDIVVAKRLLEAGAAAIMPLGAPIGSGMGIQNTANIRILRELITGVPLIVDAGVGTASDAALAMELGADAVLMNTGIAAAEDPILMAEAMQHAVIAGRAAYLAGRMPKKLYATASSPVEGVVR; via the coding sequence ATGGACCCCTTAGTCATTGCCGGACGCCAGTTCCGCTCGCGCCTGATCGTTGGCACGGGCAAGTACAAGAACGGCCAGGAGACGCTGCGCGCCATCGAAGCCTCTGGCGCGGAGATGGTGACGGTCGCGGTGCGGCGCGTGAACCTTGACCGCTCCAAGGAATCGCTGCTCGACTTCATCGATCCGAAGAAGTATTTCCTGCTGCCCAATACCGCCGGCTGCTACACCGCGGACGAAGCCATCCGCACGGCGCGCCTCGGACGCGAGGTCGGACTCTCCGACTGGGTGAAGATCGAAGTGATCGGCGACCAGGCCACGCTTTATCCCGACGTGCAGGCGACCATCGAAGCCACGCGCGTGCTGGTGAAGGAAGGCTTCACGGTGTTGCCTTACACCTCGGACGACATCGTGGTGGCGAAGCGGCTGCTCGAGGCGGGCGCGGCGGCCATCATGCCGCTGGGCGCGCCCATCGGTAGTGGCATGGGGATCCAGAACACGGCCAACATCCGCATCCTGCGCGAGTTGATCACGGGAGTTCCGCTGATCGTGGACGCGGGCGTAGGCACGGCCAGCGATGCCGCGCTGGCGATGGAACTCGGCGCGGACGCGGTGCTGATGAATACCGGCATCGCCGCGGCGGAAGATCCCATCCTGATGGCAGAGGCGATGCAGCACGCAGTGATCGCCGGACGCGCCGCGTATCTCGCCGGACGCATGCCGAAGAAGCTCTACGCTACCGCCAGCTCGCCGGTGGAGGGTGTGGTGCGGTAG
- a CDS encoding ribonuclease J yields MPKGKLQVVPLGGLGEFGMNCMAVRWGDDIIVIDAGLMFPESELLGVDIVVPDITYLLENRSKVRAIVLTHGHEDHIGGLPWILSELNVPVWGTEFTLAYVENKLEEHGLLDNATLEEIVPGERFQIGPFTVDPIQVTHSLVDCVALAVHTPLGVIIHTGDFKVDPTPTDNRLFDLHTFAEYGKQGVLALFQDSTNVERPGYTPSERAVRRKFDDVFRATKRRLFISCFSSSIHRIKLAIDLAFEYNRKIAFVGRSMTESTEIAQDLGYIDIPDGLLIHPGQIKDFPPERVCVMISGTQGEPMSGLSRAAVDQHKHAKIERDDTVVLSSRIIPGNEKAIYRMIDHLFRREAHVIYEDGSSPPVHVSGHASQEELKLIINLVKPRYFIPIHGEYRQLRRHGEMAAAMHGAVGSVIQIESGDILEFDELGARKAGKATVGRICIDSGSRTDVVEDLIIKDRRHLSEDGIVLPIIAINKLTGRVESAPEIVTRGFSVAMGENGFMHEARGVVMKTLDESSPEEKGDYGVIKEKIRADLKRYIVKNTQRRPLIMPVILEV; encoded by the coding sequence ATGCCTAAAGGAAAACTCCAAGTCGTTCCACTCGGCGGGCTCGGCGAGTTCGGCATGAACTGCATGGCCGTACGCTGGGGTGACGACATCATCGTCATCGACGCCGGGCTCATGTTCCCCGAGAGCGAGCTGCTGGGGGTGGACATCGTCGTCCCCGACATCACGTACCTGCTCGAGAACCGGAGCAAGGTCCGGGCCATCGTTCTGACGCACGGCCACGAAGACCACATCGGCGGGCTGCCGTGGATCCTGAGCGAACTCAACGTGCCGGTGTGGGGAACGGAGTTCACGCTCGCCTACGTGGAGAACAAGCTCGAAGAGCATGGCTTGCTCGACAATGCGACGCTCGAAGAGATCGTTCCCGGCGAACGCTTCCAGATCGGGCCATTCACCGTGGATCCCATCCAGGTCACGCACTCGCTGGTGGATTGCGTGGCGCTCGCGGTGCATACACCGCTCGGCGTGATCATCCACACCGGCGACTTCAAGGTGGACCCCACGCCGACGGACAACCGCCTGTTCGACCTGCACACCTTTGCCGAGTACGGCAAACAGGGCGTGCTCGCGCTCTTCCAGGATTCCACCAACGTAGAGCGCCCGGGCTACACGCCGAGCGAACGCGCGGTGCGGCGCAAGTTCGACGACGTGTTCCGCGCCACCAAGCGGCGGCTGTTCATCTCCTGTTTCTCATCGAGCATCCATCGCATCAAGCTGGCCATCGACCTGGCATTCGAATACAACCGCAAGATCGCGTTCGTCGGACGCTCGATGACCGAGTCCACCGAGATCGCGCAGGACCTCGGCTACATCGACATTCCCGACGGCCTGCTCATCCACCCCGGACAGATCAAGGACTTCCCGCCGGAGCGCGTGTGCGTGATGATCAGCGGCACGCAGGGCGAGCCGATGTCGGGACTGTCGCGCGCCGCCGTGGACCAGCACAAGCATGCGAAGATCGAGCGCGACGACACTGTCGTGCTCTCTTCGCGCATCATCCCCGGCAACGAGAAGGCGATCTACCGCATGATCGACCACCTCTTCCGCCGCGAGGCGCATGTGATCTACGAAGATGGCTCGTCGCCGCCGGTGCACGTCTCCGGACACGCCAGCCAGGAAGAGTTGAAGCTCATCATCAACTTGGTGAAGCCGCGCTACTTCATCCCTATCCACGGCGAGTACCGGCAACTGCGGCGGCACGGCGAGATGGCCGCGGCGATGCACGGCGCCGTGGGCAGCGTGATCCAGATCGAGAGTGGCGACATCCTGGAGTTCGACGAACTGGGCGCGCGCAAGGCGGGCAAGGCCACGGTGGGACGCATCTGCATCGATTCCGGCTCGCGCACCGACGTGGTGGAAGACCTGATCATCAAGGACCGCCGCCATCTGAGCGAAGACGGCATCGTGTTGCCCATCATCGCCATCAACAAGCTGACCGGCCGGGTGGAAAGCGCCCCGGAGATCGTGACGCGCGGCTTTTCCGTCGCCATGGGCGAGAATGGATTCATGCACGAAGCGCGCGGCGTGGTGATGAAGACGCTCGATGAGTCGTCGCCAGAGGAAAAAGGCGATTACGGCGTGATCAAAGAGAAGATACGCGCCGACCTGAAGCGCTACATCGTGAAGAATACCCAGCGCCGGCCGCTGATCATGCCGGTCATCCTCGAGGTCTGA
- a CDS encoding cation:dicarboxylase symporter family transporter — protein MAYGCLRRSLTAWILIAMVVGAAIGHDFPDAAVNLRVLSLIFLRLIKTIIAPLIFATLVVGIAGHSNLKQVGRMGIKALLYFEVVTTVALFIGLAAINISKAGVGVNPPPQMHEALPPVAKQSATDIVLHAFPENIAKAVADGQVLQVVVFSIVFAIALALISEQKRKPMLAFCESLSETMFKFTNIVMLFAPIGVGAAIAYSVGHMGLGILVNLFKLLATLYVALIVFLLGVLLPIALVARVPLRRFLRAIAEPVSIAFATTSSEAALPRAMEAMEAIGVPRQMVAFVMPTGYSFNLDGSTLYLALATVFVAQAANIHLTLGQQLVIVFTLMLTSKGVAGVPRATLVILLGTAASFNLPEWPIFIILGIDELMDMARTSVNVIGNCLATVVIARWEGEFGKEKPSAVVAEAAQ, from the coding sequence ATGGCCTACGGCTGCCTGCGCAGGTCGCTGACCGCGTGGATCCTGATTGCGATGGTGGTGGGAGCGGCGATCGGGCACGACTTCCCCGACGCCGCGGTGAACCTGCGCGTGCTCAGCCTTATCTTTCTCCGGCTGATCAAGACCATCATCGCGCCGCTGATCTTCGCCACGCTGGTGGTGGGCATCGCCGGACACTCCAACCTGAAACAGGTGGGGCGCATGGGCATCAAGGCGCTGCTCTACTTCGAGGTGGTCACCACGGTGGCGCTGTTCATCGGACTGGCGGCCATCAACATCAGCAAAGCGGGCGTGGGTGTGAATCCGCCACCGCAGATGCACGAGGCGCTGCCGCCGGTCGCCAAACAATCGGCGACGGACATCGTGCTGCACGCCTTCCCCGAGAACATCGCGAAGGCCGTGGCCGATGGCCAGGTGCTGCAAGTGGTGGTGTTCAGCATCGTGTTCGCCATCGCGCTCGCGCTCATCAGCGAGCAGAAGCGCAAGCCGATGCTGGCGTTCTGCGAAAGCCTTTCGGAGACGATGTTCAAGTTCACCAACATCGTGATGCTGTTCGCGCCCATCGGCGTGGGCGCGGCCATCGCCTACAGCGTGGGACACATGGGGCTGGGCATCCTGGTGAACCTGTTCAAGCTGCTGGCCACGCTCTACGTGGCGCTCATCGTGTTCTTGCTCGGCGTGCTGTTGCCCATCGCGCTGGTGGCGCGGGTGCCGCTGCGCAGATTCCTGCGCGCCATCGCGGAGCCGGTCTCGATCGCCTTCGCCACCACCAGCTCGGAAGCCGCGCTGCCGCGCGCGATGGAGGCGATGGAAGCCATCGGCGTCCCGCGGCAGATGGTTGCCTTCGTGATGCCCACCGGGTACAGCTTCAACCTCGATGGCAGCACGCTGTACCTGGCGCTGGCGACCGTTTTCGTGGCGCAGGCAGCGAACATCCATCTGACGCTCGGGCAGCAACTGGTCATCGTCTTCACGCTGATGTTGACCTCGAAGGGCGTGGCCGGAGTGCCGCGCGCTACCTTGGTCATCCTGCTGGGGACGGCGGCGTCTTTCAACCTGCCAGAGTGGCCCATCTTCATCATTCTCGGCATCGACGAATTGATGGACATGGCGCGCACCTCGGTGAACGTGATCGGCAACTGTCTGGCGACGGTGGTGATCGCGCGCTGGGAGGGCGAGTTCGGCAAGGAGAAGCCCTCGGCAGTGGTCGCAGAAGCGGCGCAGTAG
- a CDS encoding 2,3,4,5-tetrahydropyridine-2,6-dicarboxylate N-succinyltransferase encodes MPEAHMQTLRQQIERWFSEATPAGDALGEARGAFSEFRDALTAGQVRAAEPDGGGGWRVNAWVKQGILLGFRLGELVEMGDPKVLSFVDKDTFPARHFRVSDGVRVVAGGSAVRMGAYVAKSVICAPPMYINVGAYVDEGTLVDSHALIGSCAQIGKRVHVSAAAQIGGVLEPINASPVIIEDDALVGGNCGVYEGTQVKRRAVLGAGVILTRSTPLFDTVRGEIYRATEAQPLIVPEGAVVVPGARAVTKGKGKDWGISLYTPVIVKYRDEKTDRGVELEDILR; translated from the coding sequence ATGCCCGAAGCGCACATGCAAACGCTGCGCCAGCAGATCGAGCGCTGGTTTTCCGAGGCGACGCCCGCGGGCGATGCCCTCGGCGAAGCGCGCGGCGCGTTCAGCGAATTCCGCGATGCGCTTACCGCCGGCCAGGTGCGCGCCGCCGAGCCCGACGGCGGTGGCGGTTGGCGTGTGAACGCGTGGGTGAAGCAGGGCATCCTGCTCGGCTTCCGCCTGGGAGAACTGGTCGAGATGGGTGATCCCAAAGTGCTGAGTTTCGTGGATAAAGACACCTTCCCGGCTCGCCATTTCCGCGTCAGCGACGGCGTGCGCGTGGTTGCGGGCGGTTCTGCCGTTCGCATGGGAGCGTACGTGGCGAAATCAGTGATCTGCGCGCCGCCGATGTACATCAACGTGGGCGCCTACGTGGACGAAGGCACATTGGTCGATTCGCACGCGCTCATTGGGAGCTGCGCGCAAATCGGCAAGCGCGTACACGTGAGCGCCGCGGCGCAGATCGGCGGCGTGCTCGAACCCATCAACGCCTCGCCCGTCATCATCGAAGACGACGCGCTGGTCGGCGGCAACTGCGGTGTCTATGAAGGCACGCAGGTGAAGCGGCGCGCGGTGCTGGGCGCCGGTGTCATCCTCACGCGCTCCACGCCGCTGTTCGATACTGTCCGTGGCGAGATCTATCGCGCGACTGAGGCGCAGCCGCTCATCGTTCCCGAGGGCGCGGTGGTTGTCCCCGGAGCGCGCGCCGTGACCAAGGGAAAAGGCAAAGACTGGGGGATCTCGCTCTACACTCCGGTGATCGTGAAGTACCGCGACGAGAAGACCGACCGCGGCGTTGAACTCGAGGACATCCTGCGCTGA
- a CDS encoding PIG-L family deacetylase yields the protein MPDTSSPLAPLLGRTLVLAPHPDDEAVGCGTLMQRMRQPIVAFLTDGAPQSRYFWARHGTRRAYADFRRRESESALALIGIERSLSCEGVTDQELFHNLEHAQRWLDAAIENARPEALLATAFEGGHPDHDACSLLACIAGRRHALPVWEFPLYHRSVDGVVVNQQFREVNGSEIVIEPVAAEWDKKLRMFSEYGSQREVLQHFLAATERFRPLAEYDYTAPPHPGVLNYEAWQWGITGGELAAAFSAHLSSVGMSSENMSSANMSSANNEASVAGPERKR from the coding sequence ATGCCGGATACCTCCTCTCCACTGGCGCCGCTGCTCGGACGTACGCTCGTCCTCGCTCCACATCCCGACGATGAAGCGGTGGGCTGCGGCACGCTCATGCAGCGCATGCGCCAGCCCATCGTGGCGTTCCTCACGGACGGTGCGCCGCAATCGCGTTACTTCTGGGCCCGGCACGGAACGCGCCGGGCCTACGCCGACTTCCGCCGTCGCGAATCCGAGAGCGCGCTCGCCCTCATCGGCATCGAGCGCTCGCTCTCCTGTGAAGGCGTCACCGACCAGGAATTGTTCCACAACCTCGAGCACGCGCAGCGCTGGCTCGATGCCGCGATCGAAAACGCGCGTCCGGAAGCCTTGCTCGCCACCGCCTTCGAGGGCGGACATCCCGACCACGATGCCTGCAGCCTGCTCGCCTGCATCGCCGGCCGCCGCCACGCGCTGCCCGTCTGGGAGTTCCCGCTCTATCACCGCTCGGTGGACGGCGTGGTGGTGAACCAGCAGTTCCGCGAAGTGAATGGCAGCGAGATCGTGATCGAGCCCGTGGCCGCCGAATGGGACAAGAAGTTGCGGATGTTCAGCGAGTACGGCTCGCAGCGTGAGGTGCTGCAACATTTCCTCGCCGCGACCGAGCGCTTCCGGCCGCTCGCGGAATACGACTACACCGCTCCGCCGCATCCCGGCGTGCTGAACTACGAGGCGTGGCAGTGGGGCATCACCGGCGGCGAACTGGCAGCGGCATTCTCGGCGCACCTGAGTTCCGTGGGCATGAGTTCAGAGAACATGAGTTCTGCGAACATGAGTTCCGCGAATAACGAAGCGAGCGTCGCCGGGCCGGAGCGTAAGCGGTGA
- the dapA gene encoding 4-hydroxy-tetrahydrodipicolinate synthase: protein MNLRGCGTALVTPFKQDGSLDERALRELVKWQVECGIDFLVPCGTTGETPTLSSDEWRRVIELTIETAGGAVPIVAGATSNSTREAVERAKTVAKIKGVDAILTASPYYNKPTQEGQYQHFKAIAEAVDKPLVLYNVPGRTAANIEPATLARLAKIKNIAAVKEASGNISQIAEVFNAVPEDFLVFSGDDAITLPVVALGGIGVISVASNEIPAEMGALTRAALSGKWETARKLQRKYLPLMQANFIESNPMPVKAVLAMMGRIEEVYRLPLVPMKKDTRARLEQIAAEAGLIKTKQGLN from the coding sequence ATGAACCTTCGCGGCTGCGGTACCGCTCTCGTCACGCCTTTCAAGCAGGATGGCTCGCTCGACGAGCGAGCTCTGCGCGAACTCGTCAAATGGCAGGTCGAGTGTGGCATCGATTTTCTTGTCCCGTGCGGCACCACCGGCGAGACGCCCACACTTTCCTCTGACGAATGGCGACGCGTGATCGAGCTCACCATCGAGACGGCCGGCGGTGCGGTACCGATCGTCGCGGGCGCGACCTCGAACTCCACGCGCGAAGCGGTGGAGCGAGCGAAGACGGTGGCGAAGATCAAAGGGGTGGACGCCATCCTGACCGCGTCACCGTACTACAACAAGCCGACGCAGGAAGGCCAGTACCAGCACTTCAAGGCCATCGCGGAAGCGGTGGACAAGCCGCTGGTGCTGTACAACGTCCCCGGGAGGACGGCGGCGAACATCGAGCCGGCAACGCTGGCGCGGCTGGCGAAGATCAAGAACATCGCGGCGGTGAAAGAAGCCAGCGGCAACATCTCGCAGATCGCGGAGGTGTTCAACGCCGTGCCCGAGGATTTCCTGGTCTTCTCTGGCGACGACGCCATCACGCTGCCGGTGGTCGCGCTCGGCGGCATCGGCGTGATCTCGGTGGCGTCGAACGAGATCCCCGCAGAGATGGGCGCGCTCACCCGCGCGGCGCTCAGCGGCAAGTGGGAGACCGCGCGCAAGCTGCAGCGCAAATACCTGCCGCTGATGCAGGCGAACTTCATCGAATCGAATCCGATGCCGGTGAAGGCCGTGCTGGCGATGATGGGACGCATCGAAGAGGTCTACCGCCTGCCGCTGGTCCCGATGAAGAAAGATACACGCGCACGGCTGGAGCAGATCGCCGCGGAAGCCGGCCTGATCAAGACGAAGCAGGGGTTGAATTAG
- the dapB gene encoding 4-hydroxy-tetrahydrodipicolinate reductase, giving the protein MRLVILGRGKTGAHVAEVAKERGHDVRVLGSAENPGGSALTPQALAEVDAVIDFTTPQAVIPNIIGAMQAKKPIVVGTTGWYDKLPMVHDLVRESAGSLLYAPNFSVGVNVFLEAARAAAAALKHGYAGHIVERHHAQKKDSPSGTAARLQQIIRDASGTELEITSIREGDVIGTHVMLFDSPNDTIMFTHDAKSRRGFAEGAVMAAEWLAGKQGLFEFKDALASASRPTSTSSASKPQ; this is encoded by the coding sequence ATGCGTCTAGTCATCCTAGGCCGCGGCAAGACCGGAGCGCACGTCGCTGAAGTGGCGAAGGAGCGTGGGCACGACGTCCGCGTGCTGGGCAGCGCGGAGAATCCCGGCGGGTCGGCGCTCACGCCGCAAGCGCTGGCTGAGGTGGACGCGGTCATCGACTTCACCACCCCGCAGGCCGTGATCCCGAACATCATCGGCGCGATGCAGGCGAAGAAGCCGATCGTGGTCGGCACCACCGGCTGGTACGACAAGCTTCCCATGGTCCACGACCTGGTGCGGGAGAGCGCTGGCAGCCTGCTCTACGCCCCGAATTTTTCCGTGGGCGTGAACGTGTTCCTGGAGGCCGCGCGCGCTGCCGCGGCGGCGCTGAAGCACGGCTATGCCGGGCACATCGTGGAACGGCACCACGCGCAGAAGAAGGATTCACCTTCCGGCACCGCCGCGCGCTTGCAGCAGATCATCCGCGACGCCAGCGGCACGGAACTCGAGATCACCAGCATCCGCGAAGGCGATGTGATCGGCACGCACGTGATGCTGTTCGATTCGCCCAACGACACCATCATGTTCACCCACGACGCCAAGTCGCGGCGCGGTTTTGCCGAGGGCGCCGTGATGGCCGCCGAATGGCTGGCCGGCAAGCAGGGGTTGTTCGAGTTCAAAGACGCGCTGGCGTCTGCAAGTAGACCCACCAGCACCTCGTCTGCAAGCAAACCCCAGTAG
- the lysC gene encoding lysine-sensitive aspartokinase 3, translating to MLKFGGTSVEDAAAITRAAQIVESRLAERPIVVVSAMAKVTDHLVACANAAGNGDRDAALGIVRQLRERHYTAAGELLGTGVFTQFHSELEAEFDALDELLRGVAAVGELTPRTTDNVLSFGERIASELVTAAFSVRGMNASLVDARECIVTDDRHTRATPLFEEINDALTDIVQPLLEHGRVPVLGGFIGATKDGVPTTIGRGGSDFSAAIVGAGLNATRIEIWTDVDGMKTTDPNLCPDAHRIKVISFEEAAELAYFGARVLHPATLLPAVRKNIPVLILNSRNPKNEGTRIAAHAPECKNVFKAIAAKKRITIVDVVATRMLGAHGFLKAIFDVFDRHRCAVDVVSTSEVSVSLTVDSNEAIPAIAAELGKLADVKYEGRKAIVCLVGENIRGTRGLAAKVFGAIPDVNVRMISQGASEINLTFVIEEDDVPATVQRLHKMFFAEVDPNVFE from the coding sequence GTGCTTAAATTCGGCGGGACGTCCGTGGAGGACGCCGCCGCCATCACGCGCGCGGCACAGATCGTGGAATCGCGTCTCGCCGAAAGACCCATCGTCGTGGTGAGCGCGATGGCGAAGGTCACCGACCACTTAGTGGCATGCGCCAACGCCGCGGGCAACGGCGACCGCGATGCCGCGCTCGGCATCGTGCGCCAGTTGCGCGAGCGCCATTACACCGCCGCCGGCGAGCTGCTCGGCACCGGCGTCTTCACCCAGTTCCACAGCGAGCTCGAGGCGGAGTTTGACGCGCTCGACGAGCTGCTGCGCGGCGTTGCCGCCGTGGGCGAGCTGACGCCGCGGACCACCGACAACGTGCTCTCCTTCGGCGAGCGCATTGCCAGCGAGCTGGTGACGGCGGCCTTCTCGGTGCGCGGGATGAACGCGTCGCTGGTGGACGCGCGCGAGTGCATCGTCACCGACGACCGCCACACCCGCGCCACGCCGCTGTTCGAGGAGATCAACGACGCTCTCACTGACATCGTGCAGCCGCTGCTCGAGCACGGCCGCGTGCCGGTGCTGGGCGGCTTCATCGGGGCCACCAAAGACGGCGTGCCAACGACCATCGGGCGCGGCGGCTCGGATTTTTCTGCTGCCATCGTGGGCGCCGGACTCAACGCCACGCGTATCGAGATCTGGACCGACGTGGATGGGATGAAGACGACCGATCCCAACCTCTGTCCCGATGCGCACCGCATCAAGGTCATCAGCTTTGAAGAGGCCGCCGAGCTGGCCTACTTCGGCGCGAGAGTGCTGCACCCGGCAACGCTGCTGCCGGCGGTGCGGAAGAATATCCCGGTACTGATCCTGAACTCGCGCAATCCAAAGAATGAAGGCACGCGCATCGCCGCACACGCGCCGGAGTGCAAGAACGTCTTCAAAGCCATTGCCGCGAAGAAGCGCATCACCATCGTCGATGTGGTCGCAACCAGGATGTTGGGCGCCCACGGATTCCTCAAGGCCATCTTCGACGTCTTCGACCGCCACCGCTGCGCCGTGGACGTGGTCTCGACCTCGGAGGTCAGCGTGTCGCTCACGGTGGATTCGAACGAGGCCATCCCGGCCATCGCCGCCGAGCTGGGAAAACTGGCGGACGTGAAGTATGAAGGCCGCAAGGCCATCGTGTGCCTGGTGGGCGAGAACATCCGCGGCACGCGTGGACTGGCGGCGAAGGTCTTCGGCGCCATCCCGGACGTGAACGTGCGCATGATCTCGCAGGGCGCGAGCGAGATCAACCTCACCTTCGTGATCGAGGAAGACGATGTGCCGGCGACCGTCCAGCGGCTGCATAAGATGTTTTTCGCCGAAGTGGACCCCAACGTTTTCGAGTAG